Sequence from the Miscanthus floridulus cultivar M001 unplaced genomic scaffold, ASM1932011v1 fs_632_1_2, whole genome shotgun sequence genome:
ATAGTGTACCAGCACGCATGACTGACCCTATATATTTGTCGTCTATGTTTATCAGAAGTCTTTTGTGTTTGGATCTCTCAAGCTGCAGTGGCCTTACACAGCTGCCTCCTTCCATTGGCAACCTTTCTAATCTGGCTGCATTGAAACTTTCTCACTGTTATTCCCTTCACACATTGACAATGTCAATAGGAAGCCTGAAGAACTTGCAAATTCTTATTCTTTCCTGCTGCCATGAACTAAGGAATTTACCAGTGTCACTTTGTGAGCTTTCCAAGCTAAGATTGCTGGATTTGGCAGGCTGTTCCAGCCTTGAAAACTTACCTGCTTCTCTAGTAAATCTTGGCAATTTAGAGAATCTGAACCTATCATATTGCAAGGGATTGAAGGAGCTTCCACAACCATTTGGTAACCTCCAGGAACAGAAGTACTTGAATTTATCAGGCAGCCATCGAGTTGACTTGGATGTTGAGTGCCTATGTACACTTGCAAACTTGAAATCCCTAACTTTGTCGCCTCTTACCAGTATTCAAGGCTTTCCTGATTCCTTCAAAGATCTGGCGAATCGCCTAGATAGTTTAAGACGGTGGAAGAAGAACCAGATCCATCACCAGTGCGGCCCAAAGGTTACTAAGCTCTTTTACTCATGCAATTAGTTCTGTTTGAGAATGATTTAATTTGTGAGTAATATTGATACTCAAATTTCCTATCCTTTTTGGACTTCGCGGCCATTTGCATAGGATATGCCAACGGGTGGAGCGTAGATGAGATCCTTACGCTGGGGGAAAGTTTTGTGCCGCACGCACAGGTGGTTGCTGAGCAGGTcaccgcgcagtgggtgatggaggctcgccgtttGACCTTGGCCGTAGATGTGCATCGGGAAGACATCATCCAGCCTGTGGAGGCAGCAGAGGCCGGGTCGGAGGCGAGCGTCGTCCCACCCCCAATCAAGCCGAACGTCGTCCCGACCGCAGCCAAGCCAAGTGTCGTCGGCCTGACCACAACCGAGCTGCCTTCGTCCTCGCCAACCGCACTGTCAACCAACGCagccgcgggggggggggggggggggggcacaatagagttagagtagaaatagtcattttatgtaaaagatgaataaaaatgtttctaaaaaataaataaaaataaacaagcttgTTCCCGGGTGGGCTTCTTCGCATCGCCGCCGCTCCCCCATCGGCGCACCGCCACCGTGCCattgccaccacgcccccaggCGCGAGGTTGGGTTGGGTGGGCTAGCTGGGCGGTCGCGCTGCTGGCCATGGGGGTTGTGAGCCCCGCCAGGGGTGCCACGACCATGGCCGCGCCCCCAGCCATGAAGCTGGCCATATGGGTGAGGGCGCGAGATCGCCGGCCATCAGGGAAGAAGGAGGTTGGGGAGGCCGCCGGCCGCTGAGTAAGAAGGGAGTAAGAAGCGCGCCAGGGTCCTCTGCTCCACGGCAAGGAGCCCTTCCATGGCCATGACATGATGCAACTCccggagcagcagcagcatcaccaGCCAGGCAGCAGCAACGCCAACATCAACCTCCCTGGCTTCTTCTCTGGCACCAGCGGTGGCTGGTCCGGCAGCAACCAGCAGGTCGCGCGCCTTGTCGTCCAAGATCAATTCaacggcggcgccggtggcggCAACACCGAGCATAGTAACGTGATGGCGTCCATTGGAAGCCACTTCGTCGGCGGTGGCTTCCCTTCCCCGCAGTACAactcatctccatctccatcggcCGGGCTCTTGGCGACGGCGCTCCTGATGAAAGCGGCTCAGATGGGCTCGACGTCGAGCACCACCCGCACCGCCCCCAGCGCGCTGCTCCG
This genomic interval carries:
- the LOC136532477 gene encoding protein indeterminate-domain 5, chloroplastic-like, which encodes MGVVSPARGATTMAAPPAMKLAIWGPLLHGKEPFHGHDMMQLPEQQQHHQPGSSNANINLPGFFSGTSGGWSGSNQQVARLVVQDQFNGGAGGGNTEHSNVMASIGSHFVGGGFPSPQYNSSPSPSAGLLATALLMKAAQMGSTSSTTRTAPSALLRAAGFTGTVVSGQGTSRAAEEGMSHEQSAHEAHFHDLIMNSLPSTGGSGTCGFSGTAGLAGVDDGSRLSRRDFLGIGRDDAMAPTASFHMGAALNPTQMRWYM